In Malania oleifera isolate guangnan ecotype guangnan chromosome 8, ASM2987363v1, whole genome shotgun sequence, a single window of DNA contains:
- the LOC131161700 gene encoding serine carboxypeptidase 1-like isoform X1 codes for MEDSPFLILILISLFSLMGFCQCYGGGREFNPITQLLREELSRENNVFNATAGYNSTVYVASQDGLKESDKIENLPGQPSDGVGFDQYSGYVTVDPKAGRALFYYFVESPLNSSAKPLVLWLNGGPGCSSLGYGAMMELGPFRVNKDGKTLYRNEFSWNNVANIIFLESPAGVGYSYSNTTSDYESSGDYRTAQDSYIFLVNWLERFPEYKDRDFFITGESYAGHYVPQLAHTIFHSNKFTNQTKIHLRGIAIGNAYIDFETTARGYVDFYWTHALIPNEVYKGLSMNCNFSSPEAFSEICRELMRQANNATGNIYLYDIYAPLCNSSSAAIPIKQISAFDPCSEKYINSYLNIPQVQKALHAKRTALPYPWKSCSEKIKGLWKDRPLTVLPIIQELMDNGMRVWIYSGDTDGSIPVTSSRYAVEKLQGMAVRRAWYPWYSQGEVGGYAVGYEKLTFVTVRGAGHFVPSYQPARALLLFSSFLYGKLPPSF; via the exons ATGGAGGACAGTCCATTCCTTATCTTgattttgatttctctcttcaGCCTAATGGGTTTTTGCCAGTGTTACGGAGGAGGAAGAGAGTTCAACCCAATCACTCAGCTCTTACGAGAGGAATTGTCAAGGGAGAACAATGTGTTTAATGCTACTGCAGGATATAATTCAACAGTTTACGTTGCTTCCCAAGATGGGCTTAAAGAAAGTGACAAGATTGAGAACTTGCCCGGACAGCCATCGGATGGTGTGGGCTTCGATCAGTATTCGGGATATGTCACAGTTGATCCTAAGGCAGGGCGGGCACTGTTCTATTATTTTGTGGAGTCACCTCTGAACTCTTCTGCTAAGCCTCTTGTGTTGTGGCTTAATGGAG GACCTGGTTGCTCTTCACTTGGGTATGGAGCAATGATGGAACTTGGGCCATTTAGGGTCAACAAAGATGGAAAAACTTTGTATCGAAATGAATTCTCATGGAATAATG TTGCCAACATCATTTTCCTCGAATCTCCGGCTGGTGTTGGATATTCCTATTCGAACACAACTTCAGATTACGAATCCAGTGGAGATTACAGAACAGCACAAGACTCTTACATCTTTCTTGTCAATTGGCTGGAAAGGTTTCCTGAATATAAGGACAGGGATTTCTTTATTACAGGAGAGAGCTATGCAGGCCATTATGTGCCCCAGCTTGCCCACACCATATTCCACAGCAACAAGTTCACAAATCAAACTAAAATCCATCTCAGAGGAATTGCA ATAGGAAATGCTTATATCGACTTCGAAACAACCGCGAGAGGATATGTGGACTTCTACTGGACACATGCTCTTATTCCTAACGAAGTGTACAAGGGACTTTCAATGAACTGCAATTTTTCTTCTCCTGAGGCTTTTTCTGAGATCTGCAGAGAGCTCATGAGGCAAGCAAACAATGCCACTGGCAACATCTATCTCTACGACATCTATGCCCCGTTGTGCAATTCTTCCTCAGCCGCCATCCCT ATTAAACAGATCTCAGCATTTGATCCCTGTTCAGAGAAGTACATCAATTCCTACCTGAACATTCCTCAAGTACAAAAGGCTCTTCATGCAAAACGCACTGCTCTTCCTTATCCGTGGAAGTCCTGCAG TGAGAAAATAAAAGGGCTGTGGAAAGACAGACCATTAACGGTGTTGCCCATCATTCAGGAGCTGATGGACAACGGAATGCGCGTCTGGATATACAG TGGAGATACAGATGGCTCAATTCCTGTGACATCCAGTAGGTATGCTGTGGAGAAGCTGCAGGGGATGGCAGTTAGGAGGGCCTGGTACCCTTGGTACTCCCAAGGAGAG GTTGGAGGGTATGCTGTTGGATACGAGAAGCTGACGTTTGTGACCGTAAGAGGAGCTGGGCATTTTGTGCCCAGTTATCAGCCAGCTCGAGCCCTGTTGCTATTCTCTTCCTTCTTATATGGGAAGCTTCCACCTTCTTTCTAG
- the LOC131162802 gene encoding serine carboxypeptidase 1-like — protein sequence MNASLLELLLLVCCCCSLVLPKASSDQISNLNKLIKRKQSKNPPLPDSWAELGSSSLFVGTERVEEKEKVFSTSWGEVFLQESQRGLKESDKIDRLPGQPLGVDFDQYAGYVTVDPKAGRALFYYFVESPHNASAKPLILWLNGGPGCSSFGYGAMQELGPFRVNSNGRTLFRNEYAWNNVANVIFLESPAGVGFSYSNRSSDYNTAGDKSTAEDSYTFLVNWLERFPQYKGRDFYIAGESYAGHYAPQFAYTILSYKMNKNHSSINLKGVAVSLSEEFFSSSEGTLQNIILQIGNPWVDDSLCTAGMYDFFWTHGLVSDETNAGIHKYCDFKTGNISSQCSEYTTLGDYEMGNIDIYNIYAPVCTTASSSKRATGSVNNLDPCSDNYVHAYLNQTQVQKALHAKATNWEGCSGDVDGRVPITSSKYSINAMKLPVELTWHPWYSNSQVGGYFVGYKGLLFITVRGAGHMVPSSQPQRALTLISSFLQGKPPPDYTT from the exons ATGAATGCATCTCTCTTGGAGTTGCTCCTGCTGGTGTGTTGCTGCTGCTCCCTGGTTTTGCCAAAGGCCAGCAGCGACCAAATCAGCAACCTCAACAAGCTCATCAAACGTAAGCAATCCAAGAACCCTCCTCTTCCGGATTCATGGGCTGAATTGGGCAGCAGCAGTTTGTTCGTCGGCACCGAGAGGGTGGAGGAGAAGGAGAAGGTGTTCTCAACTTCATGGGGGGAGGTGTTCCTGCAGGAATCCCAACGTGGGTTGAAGGAGAGCGATAAGATCGATAGGCTGCCTGGACAGCCACTGGGTGTTGATTTTGATCAGTATGCTGGCTATGTTACTGTGGATCCAAAGGCTGGAAGAGCACTCTTCTATTATTTTGTGGAGTCCCCCCATAATGCTTCTGCAAAGCCTCTCATCTTATGGCTCAATGGAG GGCCAGGATGCTCATCTTTTGGGTACGGAGCCATGCAAGAACTGGGACCATTCAGAGTCAACAGCAACGGACGGACGCTCTTCCGCAATGAATATGCATGGAACAACG TTGCAAATGTCATCTTCCTGGAATCACCAGCCGGGGTCGGGTTCTCATACTCAAACAGATCCTCCGACTACAACACCGCTGGTGACAAGAGCACGGCTGAGGACTCGTACACTTTTCTAGTTAACTGGCTCGAGAGATTCCCCCAATACAAAGGTCGGGATTTCTACATAGCTGGGGAGAGCTATGCCGGACATTATGCACCTCAGTTTGCTTACACAATCCTCTCATATAAGATGAACAAAAATCACAGCAGCATCAATCTTAAGGGCGTTGCAGTAAGTTTATCAGAAGAATTCTTTTCCTCCTCCGAA GGTACTCTTCAAAACATAATTCTGCAGATTGGGAATCCATGGGTAGATGATAGTCTCTGCACGGCAGGGATGTATGACTTCTTCTGGACGCATGGATTGGTCTCAGATGAAACTAATGCTGGAATTCACAAATACTGCGACTTCAAAACGGGAAATATTTCGAGTCAATGCAGTGAATACACGACTCTGGGGGATTATGAGATGGGAAATATCGACATTTACAACATCTACGCCCCAGTGTGTACTACGGCATCATCGTCAAAACGTGCCACCGGTTCT GTCAACAATTTGGACCCCTGCTCCGACAATTATGTCCATGCGTACCTGAATCAAACCCAGGTGCAAAAAGCACTCCATGCAAAAGCTACGAATTGGGAAGGTTGCAG TGGTGATGTTGACGGTCGGGTTCCTATAACATCATCCAAGTATTCAATAAATGCCATGAAACTCCCAGTCGAGCTAACCTGGCACCCGTGGTATTCTAACTCTCAG GTTGGAGGGTATTTCGTAGGGTACAAAGGATTATTATTCATCACGGTACGGGGAGCTGGGCACATGGTACCAAGCAGTCAACCGCAGCGGGCACTAACACTGATTTCGTCATTTCTTCAAGGGAAGCCTCCTCCTGACTACACCACCTAA
- the LOC131161700 gene encoding serine carboxypeptidase 1-like isoform X2, with protein sequence MEDSPFLILILISLFSLMGFCQCYGGGREFNPITQLLREELSRENNVFNATAGYNSTVYVASQDGLKESDKIENLPGQPSDGVGFDQYSGYVTVDPKAGRALFYYFVESPLNSSAKPLVLWLNGGPGCSSLGYGAMMELGPFRVNKDGKTLYRNEFSWNNVANIIFLESPAGVGYSYSNTTSDYESSGDYRTAQDSYIFLVNWLERFPEYKDRDFFITGESYAGHYVPQLAHTIFHSNKFTNQTKIHLRGIAIGNAYIDFETTARGYVDFYWTHALIPNEVYKGLSMNCNFSSPEAFSEICRELMRQANNATGNIYLYDIYAPLCNSSSAAIPISAFDPCSEKYINSYLNIPQVQKALHAKRTALPYPWKSCSEKIKGLWKDRPLTVLPIIQELMDNGMRVWIYSGDTDGSIPVTSSRYAVEKLQGMAVRRAWYPWYSQGEVGGYAVGYEKLTFVTVRGAGHFVPSYQPARALLLFSSFLYGKLPPSF encoded by the exons ATGGAGGACAGTCCATTCCTTATCTTgattttgatttctctcttcaGCCTAATGGGTTTTTGCCAGTGTTACGGAGGAGGAAGAGAGTTCAACCCAATCACTCAGCTCTTACGAGAGGAATTGTCAAGGGAGAACAATGTGTTTAATGCTACTGCAGGATATAATTCAACAGTTTACGTTGCTTCCCAAGATGGGCTTAAAGAAAGTGACAAGATTGAGAACTTGCCCGGACAGCCATCGGATGGTGTGGGCTTCGATCAGTATTCGGGATATGTCACAGTTGATCCTAAGGCAGGGCGGGCACTGTTCTATTATTTTGTGGAGTCACCTCTGAACTCTTCTGCTAAGCCTCTTGTGTTGTGGCTTAATGGAG GACCTGGTTGCTCTTCACTTGGGTATGGAGCAATGATGGAACTTGGGCCATTTAGGGTCAACAAAGATGGAAAAACTTTGTATCGAAATGAATTCTCATGGAATAATG TTGCCAACATCATTTTCCTCGAATCTCCGGCTGGTGTTGGATATTCCTATTCGAACACAACTTCAGATTACGAATCCAGTGGAGATTACAGAACAGCACAAGACTCTTACATCTTTCTTGTCAATTGGCTGGAAAGGTTTCCTGAATATAAGGACAGGGATTTCTTTATTACAGGAGAGAGCTATGCAGGCCATTATGTGCCCCAGCTTGCCCACACCATATTCCACAGCAACAAGTTCACAAATCAAACTAAAATCCATCTCAGAGGAATTGCA ATAGGAAATGCTTATATCGACTTCGAAACAACCGCGAGAGGATATGTGGACTTCTACTGGACACATGCTCTTATTCCTAACGAAGTGTACAAGGGACTTTCAATGAACTGCAATTTTTCTTCTCCTGAGGCTTTTTCTGAGATCTGCAGAGAGCTCATGAGGCAAGCAAACAATGCCACTGGCAACATCTATCTCTACGACATCTATGCCCCGTTGTGCAATTCTTCCTCAGCCGCCATCCCT ATCTCAGCATTTGATCCCTGTTCAGAGAAGTACATCAATTCCTACCTGAACATTCCTCAAGTACAAAAGGCTCTTCATGCAAAACGCACTGCTCTTCCTTATCCGTGGAAGTCCTGCAG TGAGAAAATAAAAGGGCTGTGGAAAGACAGACCATTAACGGTGTTGCCCATCATTCAGGAGCTGATGGACAACGGAATGCGCGTCTGGATATACAG TGGAGATACAGATGGCTCAATTCCTGTGACATCCAGTAGGTATGCTGTGGAGAAGCTGCAGGGGATGGCAGTTAGGAGGGCCTGGTACCCTTGGTACTCCCAAGGAGAG GTTGGAGGGTATGCTGTTGGATACGAGAAGCTGACGTTTGTGACCGTAAGAGGAGCTGGGCATTTTGTGCCCAGTTATCAGCCAGCTCGAGCCCTGTTGCTATTCTCTTCCTTCTTATATGGGAAGCTTCCACCTTCTTTCTAG